In Vespula pensylvanica isolate Volc-1 chromosome 7, ASM1446617v1, whole genome shotgun sequence, the genomic window CATAAAAATAGCTGAAAATAACGTTAAACGTTAATAGAATAAAGTCATTGCAGCACCATATCAAGAGAATTAACGTAAGGGTACAAttcctatataatatatatatatatatatatatatatatatatatatatatatatgacgaaTTCGAATGCGCTCGTCTTTTAACAGAATGACGAgagaactttaaaaaaaaaagttcaacgTTGTCGTAGGCCtcaaaaatctttttcctgtgttgtctataaaaaaaagaacgatagataaaatcgatcattCTTGAATATATCTCTTCCCTTGTTTTAATCATCTCCtctctcgtttcattttaaaaacgcACCCCTATAACGATCTTAATTTAATGGAAGGCAAAATATCTGCTTCAAGAGTCCTTTCCTAGGACTCTCGTCCTCCACATCGTCGTAATCGTTTTCATCGTAATCAGTAGCGATAatcgcattattattattgttgttaccAGAATCATATGTCACATCTGTTATACTTAGAGAACGGGAGCACATCGGTCTTTCGTATCGAAACGGGAAGATCGGCGGCAGACGATACTCGTTGTAATTATTGTCGTTCTCATTCTCTTGCGAATACGTCATTACGAAGACATCGTTATGATAGCCCTGATTATCTGAACTAATGCGAAGGAGGGGATCGATTCGTAGCTTCGACAGTTTGTTCGACAATTCTTCCATATAAAACTGTTGCatctgttgttgttgttgctgttgttgttcttgtaCGTGCTGTGGCACAACTACGAGCGGCTCTTGTCACACACAATCCTCCAGGGACATTAATAACGGATTCACGTATTCGAAGCCCTCGAACTCGCTCTGATCGATCTTATCGATCACTctcctgtaaaaaaaaaagaagaagaaaagaacaacgggataatattatatgttcaTGTATTCAAAGtatgattattatctttcgaCACCCTGCTACCAAGGATAAACGGATAACAGTAACCGTGTTTCCTAAACTAACTTTCCAAGTTTTGAATAGTTAAAAACTTACGGATCATCCGGCGTCAGATGTACTGGCTCATCGGTAAACTCCGGCGGGAAGTTTGCCAAATCGCGGTCAGAATCCAAGCGTGGTTTATATGGCGGCGTGACTTGCTTCTGTTCAAGCTGTGCATTATCGATTAACGTAGCACGTTAGAACTCGTATATTCCAAGAGTtacctctatctatctatctatttattccgaatggagaagagagaggaagagagaaaaagagagaaaagagacataCCATTTCCCAATCGATCGCCTTGAAGAAAGAATGCGTGACTATATCGAAAAAGGCCGAAGGCCTCTTTCCACAACCGAGTCTCTCAGCGGGATCCTTGCAAAGGAAGCCTTTCAAAACGGAAGCGGCCTTTACCGATAACGATCGCGGAATACGAATCGTCTTTTGTAATATAACTTGGAAGAGATAATCCTCGGTATTCTGATCAGGATTCTCCGAAGCACCGGCGATGTCGAAGGGGCTGCGACCCGCCAACATTTCGTACAATAAAACGCCAAGAGCCCACCAATCGACTGAAAAGCTATAATCCTCGCCACGCAATATCTCCGGGGCTATGTAGTTAGGTGTTCCACAGAAAGTCGCAGTGGTATCGCTTTCTCGGACACCCTCCTTGCACATTCCATAATCCGTAAGCTTGACGTGTCCCTCGTGATCCAGCAATACGTTATCCAGCTTTAGATCTCGATATATTATACCTGTCGTGTGAATATTATTGTTCATTATATCTTTATCCAATAATTCCGGAGGTTAAATTTATATGCGAGCAAATTTATGTACGATAACAAATCTCTAAACATATTCTGTGCTttaaaacgaagataaaaaaaaatatatatatatatatttatttataaacatagattaaaaattaaatacctCACATATTTACTTACCTTTCTCGTGCAAGAAGTTCAACGCAAGACTGATCTCGGCCGCATAAAAGCGAGCATGTTCTTCGGGAAGTCGACGCTGCCTTTGCATGTGGAACATAAGATCTCCACCTCGGACGAATTCGATGACGAAGAAGAGTCGAGAGGGTGTCTGGAAACACGAATGAAGCCCGACGAGGAAGGGATGATTCGAGGCAGTCTCGAATACATGCTTCTCCGTTTGCACCCAGTCAATATCCTCGTCGTCTGTTACCAATGCCTTCTTGATCACCTTCATCGCATAGATCCTCTTGGTACGCTTAAGTTCGACCATCAGAACTTTTGCATAAGAGCCACGACCGATCACCCTGATGAGTTCGAAATCGTTCAACGAGTACTGTCTCTGCATATCGTTTGAATTATCAGCGCCAGTAACCGTGTCCAATGCCAATTCTTCCCCTTCGTAACTACCGGTTCCtgttttatattcaaaaagaaaaaaaaacatcatttataaatctatACTTTCTACTAAAAGAATTCCTTTTTAACACGTTGACTACCCAATAAATTTCACATAGAGTCGTATACTGatttaatgtttcttcttcccttaagtaaaagataaatacaaataaataaataaatatatatatatatacatataatcatCATATCTTTTAGActctttttatccttattaaaaagtaaaatttgatCGAGAACGTgttaatataatcgatttctTACGATTACGTGAGTGCTCCTCGACGATCGGCGACTCAGCGATCTCGTCTTCGAGATGAGCTGCCGGACTGCAACGTAGAGAATCAGGCTGTTGTTGATCGCCGTTCCTGTCGATCGTCTGGGATTCCGTGCTCTgcaattgttgttgttgctgttgttgctgctgatGCATGCTCAAGCAGGGCTTCCGCACCACCTTGTGACATTTCTTGTGTACAAGGAGCTTGCACTGGATACACTTGAATCCCTGCCGACCCAGTCCCCAGATCCGATCCTGGCAGAACGCGCAGAACGCCCGCTGAGAAGGAAGTCAAACAAGGAAGTTAGTTATCGGTAGTACCTATACCTATATTGGCccttttctgtctctgtttaTGTTTGTGTACATGTCTGtttgtgtctctttctttctctatctttctttctccctctccctctccctctcccctcacagacacatacaaacacacacgcacaaacAAACattctatttctccttttatctccCTCATCGTATCAGAGTCTCGATCCGATTCCGCCATACGTTATTCTCAGCCTCTCCAAGCATCGAGACGAATCCACGTTACTACTACGTTTATTGTATTAGTTCTTCAGGCgtgtagaagaaaaataatattcaaacgtACGTTATCATATAGGCGGCAGCGTATTCTATATGCCAGAACAGCGAAAAAGAGTGTATTGCGTCTAATCTTTCgaatgaagagaagagaaaagaaaaagaaaaaggaaaagaacgaagaaaaaaaagaaatgagaagatCCTTCTGCGAGAAAGCTCGATTATCAACGAACTTTCACTAGCCAGCaagtttccttcttcctctttcctcgtACGATCATGTCGTTTGATCATGTTTTAAACGAGAggggaaaaagatagaattctatatagatatatatacatacatacatatacatatacatatatatatatatatatatatatatatagtatacaggCTCGATGGTGATCGGTAtgtatatgaaagagaaaaaatatatatatcgaaataataatgaaaaatttttattgtaaaagaaaaacatctatctctatatatatatatatatatatgtatatatatatatacatatatatacatatatatatatatacacctagaTATATTGATGCTTACCCGATTGAAGCGTTTCGCCTGAAATATATGTCCATTCACCCGGTACAGCTTCCTCCACCTACGTGCTCCGCGTCTGTATATGCTTCCTTTGGAAAATGAAACCAAATAATTGTCACAAAAGGCTGAAGGAATTTTATGTGGGGGTGGTATTAGGGTGAGAGGATTTACGGTGATTGGAATACCTGTGATATTCATTCATTCCGCGCACatcgaaatgaagaaaagaaaaagaaaatataatgagaACATGGCATGACAACGTAATGAATAGTGCGAAGACGACCAACAGTacaacaacgacaataacAATACGTAATAACAATGCAAAAGGCAACATAAATAATCAGCAAAAAAGATCGTGTGGACGATTTagagacatatatatgtaagtgcatatatttgtgtgtttgCTACTTCTCTGATAAGTAAATAAcgtataagtaaataaatacgaaatgataaaatataaaaatggctTTAATGACAATAATTCTTCCAAGCaatcttttcttctacgtTTCACAGGTCTCTTTCGCGTgctacatttaaatatataaatatatatatatatatacatatacatatatatatatacatgtatatttatataaatcaattctatcacacatgtatatataacacatatatatatatatacatattatatatatatagatagaaatgtTTCTAACCGTGTTGAATAACTTGAAGAAAGAATCGGATTAGACTTAACTGCTCCATGCTTTCGTAAATTCGTTTAGAAATCGCACGTGTTTAATAGGAGTCTTACTTCACGAGGACGAAAAcgcgatatatatgtacatatgtacgtaacaAAACACAAGAACGACAATGAGACGCACGACGGAAAATTTGTAAACATCTCGTCTTTCGTCGTAGGGCAACCgcgaaattttaaatattctacgTGCTTGaaagtatctttctttcgtgaaATTACTTggatacacatacatacattcatacatacatacatacatacatatatacatacatacaacatacatacatacatacatacatacatacatatacataaatagatagatacatacacatgtatgtatatgatagagaacgaaaaaagaaatcaatacgacaaacgatgatgataatgataatgatggtgataacaatgataatgattacGATTTGTCACGATTCATTCGGATCgatttacaaattttccaTCGATGGATATTGCCGAGAATACACACAAAGTGTCCGGGGTCGATCCATTTTACCGTCGTTCGTCGACCAACTCGCTGGCTAGTATACGTATCAAGACACGATCGAAAGCAACACTACTATAAAACAACAACGAgcatcgatataatatactatatactgaTGGCGTTAAATGCAACGAAACACTCACTGTCTTCTCCTTGACAAGGCATTCCTGGGGCGGGCGGCACATTTGGAAAAACTGAAACAGAAGATATGGATCACgtacgttattttcttttctttttttttcctctgtcttttttttatatatgtatagatatatgttttataaatatatacatataaatatatatatattatttatatatatatatatataaatgtatgactgcttttcttttcttttcttttttttccttttcttttcttttccttcttttttttattattatatttcgtataagttttacgtatacatacagtatgtatgtaagaagaaaaattatgttgACCGAGTTCGTGAAACATGAGATATGTAACGAAACtacaataaagaagaaaagtaaatagaatattgaaaaatatttgaactgGGAACGATAACGTTATGTTCCTACAAAACTATTAAGATTCCGTGTCACCGCATTTAATttctatgtacttacatacatacatatatacatgtattttatatctcgTATGTTTTATTCgtgattgaaatatattttttgtataattaaataatctcgaagaaaattctttaacaTCATTCCTACTTccttcgtacatacatacatatatgtacatacatgcgccgtatgaatatatttattcatatttgttaaatattctcgaaacgaacgagagaaaaagagggtaaATTGTCGAATAGATTATACCTGTGTGTAGTTAGGAAAGacaagaaattgaaaatttcatgatTGAAAGAGCATTCATTTCGATCCTTCGACTCTCCAGAGTTCCTTGACTCATATTTTATTCGGTGCTTCGGATTTactgcatatacatatatacatatacacacacacatatatatatatacatatacacacatatatttaccTTGGCTAGGTATACTATACCATAATAGTAAATATCAATGAAGTAAGAGTCTCCAAGGATTTAAGAGAAATagcgagacagagaaaaagaatggataAAGAAGTGTAATGAACGATCCAAGTTCGTGCTTTTGTATTATAACACGTGTATAATACTAATCGTATGTCTATATCTTACAAATAGATTCAGGTATACAAGCATACATGTAATACAGATCTTTTCCTAGTCTCGCTCGAATAGCGATTTTCTTTATCGGTCGCAAACATTCGTAATTGCTTCActgtattctctctttctctttcgttttccgaGCGTTCTGATTCAACGATTTGAAAAGCAATAATGTAGTTTATAGAGAAACGCGTTTTAATATATCGCACGACTAGTTTCACGTAACTTTGAATGAAAAGGTATTTtcccaatctctctctctctctttttttttttatctatctctcatttttcttgcattctaaacgattaaaataaatcaacgaAAGAATTCatcccatatatatatatatatatatatatatataaatttatatacatgtcaTAGGAGGTACAATCGAGCTTACTTTGTTCCACGGATGCTCgtcttttataaatcatttgttttttgttcgttAACGTCAGAGAGACAattgcgagaaagaaagagagatagcgaaGAAAGAAGGTTAAGTGTCGTTGGGGAGCAAACTGCTGGACTTGGAGCTCCACGGACACGGTCGATGGACGAATCAAGAatgcatgtatatttattaagctAGAATACACCGGTCCTCACTGGGTTTAATAAAGCCACGAATATAGAACTCGCGTTAAGTCGATGACGTTGCTAACGAGGGGATGCTAACGTGTCCATGCCTATGTCACGAAAATTATCAACCGTTATAATAACTTCAAACTTCGTATAGGGAACGtagatatttgatatttcatgctctatgtgtgtgtgtgtgtttgcaATTAGTTATACATTTCTTATACGACTTAACTACACTTCACTTTCTTCATCTCATCTCgacatatgcacacacacatgttTATGTAGATACATGCACGttcatagatagatataaaatcaaataattaagaataatctCGTAACGCGGTCATTAGCGTGGACTTTGTTAAAAAAtccaatttattataaatcatattcgTCTATTAACTTGGATATTTGAGATTTAATACGTTTGaagattttcgataaattgatCAAATGACGAGTATGTAAAAATCCatttagaaatagagagatcgtttatcattctttctctgtgtgtgtgtgtgtgtgtatcgttcgtgcatatatacgtttatgaGTATGTGTTGAGTCTAACTCACGTTTCGTTCCACTTCTATATCCTCTAAAACTCCTCTGTGATGATGAGTAACTATAGGACACGAGCTTTTAAAGGGTCGTAagattttcatgaattttacataaaaggataatatcatatttcaaagtaaaaataaaataacattattgCTATAtaactaaaattaaaaattaatacgaatagAAAGGATTATGCGATCGATTGcaccttttatttttatctcatctcttactcatacatatatatttttatttataagctATTCATATGTATTCTTAATTGCAAAAATTGCactttcgaaatataaaattacatatttttgcaacgaatgaaaaatatatctatatgtatagacgtaaaaggaaaagaaaaaaaaaaaacaacaacaacaacaaatatgtaagaaatatatcgCAAGATTTTAAGTTCACATTACCTTTGTCCAGAGTTTTTCCATCATCTAATCGGACCAAGAATCTTAGAGAATAAAATGTTAAGTTAGATCGGGGTCGTCGTACGAGTAATAAAACTCGATACGCGTAGAAGGGGTTTGAGGGAAACCAGGGAAAGCTAAAAGGAAGAGAGTATCTTATACACGGTCGAAGATGTAACAAAGCGAGGCGTACTCGCGAAGCGACACTATTCAAGCGCAGACCTCTTCTCGGAGGCGGTGGTAGCCTCGAACTTTAAGCGGGCAAaacaggagagagaaaaagggagcgagagagacagagagagagagagagagagagagagagagagagagagaagaaaaggtcATTTTTTGTCGACcatttacgtatgtacgttatGTTCGTGTATATAGTAACCGTAGACACAAAACTTTCTACAAACACATAACGGAAAATAACAATGTTACAAGCATCGGAATCTCTCTCTCagatcgttgaaaaaagtTAAGCTCGTTTACTAACTCGATACTCTgtttctgtctatctgtctcttcttttttgttttgtttctctctaactctctctctctctctatctctatctctcttttacagtTACAAAAACCGACGAACTCGCTATCAccgtaaaaaaaagtaatggaatgttaatgtatatgtatatgtacgtgagTTCTATGAAAATTGTAGGGAAAGAACACGAAAACCCCATAATTTCACGATCATAGGTACATGTAAGTAGtacatgtgtatacgtatatacatacat contains:
- the LOC122630798 gene encoding atypical protein kinase C isoform X1 produces the protein MAWGYWSATSVSDRSRSPRREKDKQQQQQQQQQHQTLHQQQQQQQYQEVPQGGYGVQQLQAESAPIGSGGLAPEEPPRGTMIQAGSFYSYTAATTAAAAAAAAAAAAGRRIGAPVEGPSSSSSSGIQILPRERHVVKPPPVGNYPPSPGSDSGDYEQTPLGGGIGGSRATECSPPPLPLAASPHGIAAAGLGPGADILAQPCSSSRMKLLADETAEEFSDVDSAGPEIIYASNGRGIGTTGCLLHGPCAANPPPEPAPPIPPLLDEHTSAPSHIWFNEITWVFPNVPPAPGMPCQGEDRSIYRRGARRWRKLYRVNGHIFQAKRFNRRAFCAFCQDRIWGLGRQGFKCIQCKLLVHKKCHKVVRKPCLSMHQQQQQQQQQLQSTESQTIDRNGDQQQPDSLRCSPAAHLEDEIAESPIVEEHSRNRTGSYEGEELALDTVTGADNSNDMQRQYSLNDFELIRVIGRGSYAKVLMVELKRTKRIYAMKVIKKALVTDDEDIDWVQTEKHVFETASNHPFLVGLHSCFQTPSRLFFVIEFVRGGDLMFHMQRQRRLPEEHARFYAAEISLALNFLHEKGIIYRDLKLDNVLLDHEGHVKLTDYGMCKEGVRESDTTATFCGTPNYIAPEILRGEDYSFSVDWWALGVLLYEMLAGRSPFDIAGASENPDQNTEDYLFQVILQKTIRIPRSLSVKAASVLKGFLCKDPAERLGCGKRPSAFFDIVTHSFFKAIDWEMLEQKQVTPPYKPRLDSDRDLANFPPEFTDEPVHLTPDDPRVIDKIDQSEFEGFEYVNPLLMSLEDCV
- the LOC122630798 gene encoding atypical protein kinase C isoform X2, which encodes MIPNRLSNSAQSNMTTSTQFVLYLHKTRRTDVSFFNSYYFFNMTLGRVFKGKGQSKGQARMPAEMDIRVKVIYNGEVQITYVTAGISVDTLREEMRAICGFGGAGPGSGPDQQFTMKWVDDEGDPCRIASQEELDEALRLYELEKDTEITIHVFPNVPPAPGMPCQGEDRSIYRRGARRWRKLYRVNGHIFQAKRFNRRAFCAFCQDRIWGLGRQGFKCIQCKLLVHKKCHKVVRKPCLSMHQQQQQQQQQLQSTESQTIDRNGDQQQPDSLRCSPAAHLEDEIAESPIVEEHSRNRTGSYEGEELALDTVTGADNSNDMQRQYSLNDFELIRVIGRGSYAKVLMVELKRTKRIYAMKVIKKALVTDDEDIDWVQTEKHVFETASNHPFLVGLHSCFQTPSRLFFVIEFVRGGDLMFHMQRQRRLPEEHARFYAAEISLALNFLHEKGIIYRDLKLDNVLLDHEGHVKLTDYGMCKEGVRESDTTATFCGTPNYIAPEILRGEDYSFSVDWWALGVLLYEMLAGRSPFDIAGASENPDQNTEDYLFQVILQKTIRIPRSLSVKAASVLKGFLCKDPAERLGCGKRPSAFFDIVTHSFFKAIDWEMLEQKQVTPPYKPRLDSDRDLANFPPEFTDEPVHLTPDDPRVIDKIDQSEFEGFEYVNPLLMSLEDCV